The window GGCTCCGTTTGGACAAGTCGTTCGCGATGCGATTCCACGGGCAGGCCTTCTCGGTTCATTGGCCGCGATTGCGTTGGTGTTGATTAGCTTCTTTCCACTGACGCATATATTGGGTTCGCCGCTCCCGGGGTTGTTGGCTCTGGTCATGGTTCTCGGAACGCTGATCGCTCACGTTCCATTGCCTGGTCGGACGCCCGGCACGCTTGGTGCATTGATCGTTGCTGGTGGCGTTTACTACTTACTGTGTCTGATTGGTGTCGCGGGCTATGAGCTTCCGACAACCCAGCCGACCGTATGGTTTCCGACTCAGTGGATGGAGTCTTGGCAAGGGACTTGGTGGGGAGCTTTTCCCGATGCGGTTCCTTTCCTTCCGTTTGTATTGCCATTTGCTTTGGCAACGGTGGTGGGCGGAATTGACTGCACCGAATCAGCCGCGTCAGCGGGTGACGAGTACGACGCGAGAACTGTGTTGGGCGTTGAAGCCGCCGCAACGTTCTTGGCCGGATTGTCAGGCGGCGTCATTCAAACAACGCCCTATATCGGGCACCCGGCGTACAAGGCCATGGGCGGTCGCGCCGCTTACACTTTGGCAACGGCGTTGTTGGTCGGATCCGCCGGAGTGGTTGGATACTTTGCTTTGTTGAATGCTTGGATTCCAGCGCCAGCGGTCTATCCGATTTTAGTCTTCGTGGGATTGGAAATCACTTCGCAGACGTTCATGGCGACACCTCGAAAGCATTACGCGGCGGTTGTGATCGCGTGCCTACCCGCGTTGGCTTATCTTGCCATGAGTTTGCCTGACCGCATCTTTGGCGACTCTTTGATGATCCAAGGTGGGTACACAATGGCTTCGCTTGAAGGCGGGCCGCTGAAGCACGATTTGCAAACATTGCGGATGCTTAGCAATGGTTTCATCGTGACCGGATTGCTTTGGTCGTGGATGCTCGCATCGATGATCGATCGCAAGCTGATCTTGGCCGGCGTCGTGATGCTGGGGGCCGCGATGCTCACGTGCTTTGGAGTGATGCATTCACCGATCGAAGGCAATCGCTTGTTTGTTCCGTTTCTCTTTGACGAAACAAGCTCTTTGGGATTGCCGGCTCAGTATGTTCCCGCCGTGATGGAATACGTGGCAGGGTACGCCGTTACCGGTGCGTTTTTGATAGCGTGGTCAGTCTTCCTGCCGAAGGTTGTCTCTGACGACGAGGTTGCCGGAGTGAACGGTCATTGAGGCCGCGGAAACGCAACCCGGATCCGCATCCGTTTGAGGTCTGGCCAGCCAGCTGTTTTGTTGCTCTTCACAGAATCAAAACGTTTTTCACTAGCTAATGCCAAAACAGCTGATGCAACGTAGTTGCGTCTAGTTAGGCAGCGCGACGAGTGGTTTGGCCCTCGGGGACAATGTGGCATCCGAGGGTGTCGATTTCGAGTTTGAGTAAACGCGAAACAACTTGACGAGTGCTGGGACGCTCGAGCGGGTCGGGTGAGATCATCTGTTCGATCAAATCCGCGACCGGCTCAACACTGCTGGAATGAGTCGGTTCAGTAGACGCCAGGGTTTCTAGCAGAATGCGACCGAGCGAATGGATGTCCATTGCGGGCAATGCAGCGGTGTTGCCAGCGGCGAGTTCGGGTGCCGCGTATTCAGCGGTGCCGCGAAAAAGTGGCGGCATGGGTGAATGGATTCGTGCGGCGTTGCCCATGTCGATGAGGGTCACGTGACCTTGCGAATCCACCAAGATGTTCTCGGGCGTGATATCGCCATGGATCCAGCCATTTTTGTGCAAAGCTTCCGTGGCTTGCGCGAGTTGTCTGGTCCACCACAGAGCGACGGGCAAAGCAAATTGTTGAATTTGTGAAATACGGTTTTTCAGATTCACGGCGTCCAGACGTGGCATCACGACGTAGGGTGTGGTTCCGCCAGCTGATTCATCCAGGATTGGCACCAGGTTGGGGTGTTTGACTCTGGCTGATGCGATGATTTGATTGAACCGCCGAGTGGATTGGACCGCTGGAACGTTCTGGTTTTCGGTGGCGGCGACAGTTTTGAGGACGTAGTCCCAACGGGGGCTGTCCGCTGCATCGGCGGGTTGAGCGAGAAACAGTTCGGTCCCATTTCCTTTTGCGATGGAACGTCCAACTCGCCAAATACCCAGAATTCGTTGAGAAAACGGGCTGTTCATGGAGCAGGTGGGCGTCTCGGCGGCAGAAGTCGGCTTTGATGACGCACGGGATTTGCCAAACATGAGCGATCCAAACAGGAGGCGAAGAGGTCTGGGAGCGGACGAACGGATTTGTCCGGAACCGAGAGAGACATCGACTAGGTCGATGGTTCCGGTCGAATCGACTCCCGGCGACCGGAAAAGTCCGCCAATTCGGCATGACTGACGCCCCATTGGCGTGATTCAGAGGGTCCAATGGGTGATGGTTGTGCGGGTTATGAGAAGTGGAGGATTCCTTCGGGGAACTTTGTCGATCGTGTTGACGTCACAAAGTAGGCATTTCGTTGACACCGCATCGCCCCTAACTAGACTCGCTGTCGCGGTTTGCTGTTTGTGGCCACTTCCGCATCGTCACGAAACGTCGACAGACGTGTGACAGCACTGCTTCCCCTTTTCTGGTCCCCAGGGGCCCATCCTGCCAGAGACCCTCGATGATTCATCGTCAGCCTTCTCAACCGTCGTCGGATTGGACTTCTCAAGCCGCTACGGAGCGAAATCCTTCCGATTCCAATGCGGGCAAAGGACGCTCGAAACGCCGTAGTGACCGGCGAAGTAAACGAAATCAGAAACGCCGTTTGATGATGGAAGGGTTGGAATCACGCCAACTCTTGGCCGCGGGCGGCATCATCCCTGGTACCCCTTCCGTGCAGGAGTACGAGGGGCCACGCAATGTCGGAGCGGTCGCCGCATTTCCGGTATCGGAAGTGGAAGGCCGGGGCGACATGGGCGAAAATGATTATTTCCAGGACGCCCAAATCATTCCGTTGGGGAACGGCCCCGGACAACGCAATACGGTTGATGTCTCAGGTGCGGCTGGCGTTCGTTCATCATCATTTGGTGGCTTTGAGAACGATGTCGATGTCTATGGCTTCGAATTGAAAGCGGGGGACATCCTTGACATCGCGACGTTGGGCGGAACGACGTCCTTCACCACATTCTTGCCCAATGGAAACATTTGGATCGGGCAGGATACGAACATCAATATTCCGGGCGTCTTTTCGGCGTACCCCTCGTCGTCTCCACTGCAGACGCTGGGAAATGCAACGATGGCCCAGGTGGTTCCTGAGGATGGAACTTACTACGTGGAAGTTGCAACTCAGAGTTCAACGACCGACTACACGCTCGGACTGCGAACCTATCGTCCGGTGACTGAAAGTCTGCCGGTTGGTTCGAGCCAAAAGGTCTTCTTGGACTTCAACGGTGGCACGTTCCAACGAGACCTGTTCAACCTCTCGCTGTTGACCGCAGGCGTGTTCACCGGTGGTTCCGTTCGAGTTCCATCGTTGC of the Rhodopirellula baltica SH 1 genome contains:
- a CDS encoding permease — its product is MWWATTGDINAFFGLMLDNVAGLLLMTALLAGFGLPAEFTVTHMVPGTALGVMLGDIAFFFIALRMGRQQNRDDVTAMPLGLDTPSTFGMILLVLGPAFLAARAGGMSELEAARHTWHIGIWCTVMCGVLKLILAPFGQVVRDAIPRAGLLGSLAAIALVLISFFPLTHILGSPLPGLLALVMVLGTLIAHVPLPGRTPGTLGALIVAGGVYYLLCLIGVAGYELPTTQPTVWFPTQWMESWQGTWWGAFPDAVPFLPFVLPFALATVVGGIDCTESAASAGDEYDARTVLGVEAAATFLAGLSGGVIQTTPYIGHPAYKAMGGRAAYTLATALLVGSAGVVGYFALLNAWIPAPAVYPILVFVGLEITSQTFMATPRKHYAAVVIACLPALAYLAMSLPDRIFGDSLMIQGGYTMASLEGGPLKHDLQTLRMLSNGFIVTGLLWSWMLASMIDRKLILAGVVMLGAAMLTCFGVMHSPIEGNRLFVPFLFDETSSLGLPAQYVPAVMEYVAGYAVTGAFLIAWSVFLPKVVSDDEVAGVNGH
- a CDS encoding protein kinase family protein; its protein translation is MFGKSRASSKPTSAAETPTCSMNSPFSQRILGIWRVGRSIAKGNGTELFLAQPADAADSPRWDYVLKTVAATENQNVPAVQSTRRFNQIIASARVKHPNLVPILDESAGGTTPYVVMPRLDAVNLKNRISQIQQFALPVALWWTRQLAQATEALHKNGWIHGDITPENILVDSQGHVTLIDMGNAARIHSPMPPLFRGTAEYAAPELAAGNTAALPAMDIHSLGRILLETLASTEPTHSSSVEPVADLIEQMISPDPLERPSTRQVVSRLLKLEIDTLGCHIVPEGQTTRRAA